The genomic window GGCATCCATGGCAGGTCGGTATCGACCATCAGGCCAAAATCGACCTTCGGCAGATGTGGCTCGGACAGGTTGCCCAGGAATACCGGTGAGGCCTTGGAAATGTTCAGCACCTGCGGGTAGGACTCGATCACACCCATGCCAACCAGTTGGCCCAGTTCGTCCAGCAGAGCCGGGGTCTTGATGTTGCGCCCGGCAAAGCTGGTGATCAGCAGCGGGTATTCGGCCGCCAGCAGGCGGTCGGCAATCTGCATCAACGGAGCGTCATCAACGCCGGTGAATCGCAGCGGTCCATAGGCATCAACGGGGAACGAGGCAACCTGCTCCGGTTCCCAGGTCTGGGCCAGAATTTCGCGCGGCAGGGTCATGTAGACCGGACCAGGCGGGTCGCTTTCGGCCATGCTGAAGGCACGCCGAATGGCTTCCTTGACGATGATGCCGGTCGGCAGCTGGTACTCCCACTTGACGTAATTACGCACGATACCCTTCATGTCGTAGGGATCCTGAATGAAGTGCACATAGGTGTCGCGGGTTCCGAGCAACTCGCCGCGAATGGTCACCGGCGCGGTGCCGGCCATCAGTACCACGGGCACGCGCGAGCGAAACGCGTTATGCAAGCCCATTGCTGAATTAGCGGTGCCCGCATCCACGTGCACCAGCACCGCTTGAGCCCGGCCGGTGGCGCGGTAGTAGCCGATGGCCATGTGCACGGCGGTGTTCTCGTGCGGGCACAGGATCACCTTGGGGTACTTGCGGCCTTCCTGGCGCCACTGGGCCATGGCTTCGATGATTGGTGCGTGATCGGTACCCATATTGGCAAACAGGTAGTCGACGCCAACCTCGTTCATCGCCTCCAGCCAGTACGAAGCAGTCATGTTCAGCGGTGATTGATCGCGCTTAGGTGCGATGGATTTGGCGGTAACGGACATTGGTCGGGCTCCTGGGTAAATCGATTCGGCGATTAATTAAATATTGTAGATATCAAGCATGGTCGGCACGTAATCGTTTTTCAACACGATGTACTTGCGGGCGATTTTCCAGCCATCGGCGGTCTTGCGCAGGCTATGCCGGTAATCGCCAAAAAAAACTTCACTGGCGTTCAGCTTGTGGAAAAAGCAGTGCGCGGTCCAGGTGGACAGCACCGTCATGCTGTCCTCGGCCACGTCCT from Immundisolibacter sp. includes these protein-coding regions:
- a CDS encoding thiamine pyrophosphate-requiring protein, whose product is MSVTAKSIAPKRDQSPLNMTASYWLEAMNEVGVDYLFANMGTDHAPIIEAMAQWRQEGRKYPKVILCPHENTAVHMAIGYYRATGRAQAVLVHVDAGTANSAMGLHNAFRSRVPVVLMAGTAPVTIRGELLGTRDTYVHFIQDPYDMKGIVRNYVKWEYQLPTGIIVKEAIRRAFSMAESDPPGPVYMTLPREILAQTWEPEQVASFPVDAYGPLRFTGVDDAPLMQIADRLLAAEYPLLITSFAGRNIKTPALLDELGQLVGMGVIESYPQVLNISKASPVFLGNLSEPHLPKVDFGLMVDTDLPWMPKEADPNPNTFWAHIDIDPIKNDIPMWGFPGHLKVQADSYLALSRLIEIIKDKLTDAHRARAKARLEGFAKQRQEAVVFIQNLAKDKGAPGLINPGYLCAELNKVLREDDVLVSEAVMNEPSVGMQILRTKPGTVLGLGGGGLGYSPGAALGVKLARPDAMVLHMSGDGSFYFGNPSSTYEVAREHNLPIFTVVLENGGWSAVKECTIKVHPDGVSRDTDEFQARLNPSYQFQKVCEAAGGHGEDVINPDDVPAAIARCVKAVREEGRSALLVAHVKRL